A single genomic interval of Electrophorus electricus isolate fEleEle1 chromosome 2, fEleEle1.pri, whole genome shotgun sequence harbors:
- the brd1b gene encoding bromodomain-containing protein 1b isoform X4, with the protein MRKKMRYHRVATSQRPPSPIKPSRNRETLTYAEAQRMVELEIDGRIHRISIYDKFDVINSDDPLAQEISECNSNKENTEKPQQVLVRSVRLKNNQQKKSAAVTTAQGSPAQGRLPEPKIRTVEYNLPAVPRRPSTYYTYVEKTLDELDEEVEYDMDEEDYAWLELINEKRKSEGYSQVSQNVFEFLMDRFEKESFFESQGQGDPQSLIDEDAVCCICMDGECQNSNAILFCDICNLAVHQECYGVPHIPEGQWLCRHCLQSPSQPAECIFCPNKGGALKRTDDDRWGHVVCAIWVPEVGFTNTVFIEPIDGVANIPPARWKLTCYLCKARGVGACIQCSKANCYTAFHVSCAQKAGLYMKMEPIKEVTDTGSTTFSVKKTAYCCSHTPSGCVRRPLAIYEEPQPKNSLCQKSNHKGGTARVKACQKKKCKKVEAEPVPVVPAVSVPSITPKSFNTILNQVSVQRKRLFVERVLSYWMLKRQSRNGVPLIRRLQTTIQTQKPPQLERSEEDCRVMKEQLKDLHRLRHDLEHTRLLLELIRKREKLKREKMKLQQSVLEMQLTPFTILLRGVLDVLQEKDQARVFTQPVNIKEVPDYLDHIKHPMDFSTMRKRIDAHGYKSLDEFEDDFNLIVSNCMKYNAKDTFFYRAAVRLRDHGGAILRKTRRDVERIGFDFLSGMHLSEPPKMQAPPMLTWEDVDRLLNPANRENMSLEEQLSELLETLDLTIAMKSSPSRSKRLKLLKKTITDVRLEMGQKTSCPPPEQSQPQDEDAPLPIPMCVEDEVDKSLPPKLEPSVSVPLITNSDSLSEPPALKPIELSPEKCPKKITFDSKMLSTSLLNGLSPDTQTSENNVVVATSTLSDPAGTVNRRTAVLFRKSKSVSPQKQAKTGQTSTDCPQLGTKTFLSVVIPRLETLLQHRKRSHSGDSQGGDEGCPVKRFDPGLSNGFVVEQQKELGNRILEPRRRCASESSISSSGSTSVLRNTSIISHPKSGKGKQAIARRNTTDDKNELIACMESGNISKASKLAADHRPADAQNGLPSQRRVHSHPSTGRAQGRRADAVQVRGETLPRPLLRQQTQLAMAS; encoded by the exons ATGAGGAAGAAAATGCGCTATCATCGTGTGGCCACCTCACAGAGGCCTCCATCGCCCATCAAACCCTCAAGGAATCGTGAGACCCTAACCTATGCTGAGGCTCAGCGCATGGTAGAGTTAGAGATAGATGGACGTATTCACAGAATCAGCATTTATGATAAATTTGATGTAATAAACAGTGATGATCCTTTAGCTCAGGAGATCAGCGAATGCAACAGCAACAaggagaacacagagaaacCCCAGCAGGTGTTGGTGCGCTCTGTGCGCCTCAAAAACAATCAACAGAAGAAGAGTGCTGCAGTGACTACAGCACAAGGATCTCCAGCTCAGGGCAGGTTACCAGAGCCAAAAATCAGAACGGTTGAGTACAATCTCCCAGCTGTGCCACGAAGACCCTCTACGTATTACACTTATGTAGAAAAGACATTGGATGAGCTGGATGAAGAGGTGGAGTATGATATGGATGAGGAAGATTACGCTTGGCTGGAACTGATAAatgagaagaggaagagtgagggcTACAGCCAGGTATCCCAGAATGTATTTGAGTTCCTAATGGATCGCTTTGAAAAGGAGTCTTTCTTCGAGAGCCAGGGTCAGGGAGATCCACAGTCCCTCATTGATGAAGATGCTGTGTGCTGCATCTGTATGGATGGTGAATGTCAGAACAGTAATGCTATTCTGTTTTGTGACATATGCAACCTTGCAGTGCATCAGGAGTGTTATGGGGTTCCCCACATCCCAGAGGGCCAGTGGCTGTGCCGCCACTGTTTACAATCTCCTTCCCAGCCTGCAGAGTGTATTTTTTGCCCCAATAAAGGGGGGGCACTTAAGAGGACAGATGATGACCGCTGGGGCCATGTAGTATGTGCCATTTGGGTTCCTGAGGTGGGCTTCACTAACACAGTCTTCATTGAGCCCATTGATGGTGTTGCTAACATTCCACCTGCTCGTTGGAAACTGACCTGCTACCTCTGTAAAGCAAGAGGAGTTGGTGCCTGCATTCAGTGTAGCAAAGCTAATTGTTATACTGCCTTTCATGTGAGCTGCGCTCAGAAAGCGGGCCTGTACATGAAGATGGAGCCCATCAAAGAGGTCACGGATACCGGATCCACCACATTTTCAGTGAAAAAGACAGCCTATTGTTGTTCACATACTCCTAGTGGCTGTGTCAGAAGGCCACTTGCTATCTATGAAGAGCCTCAACCCAAAAACAGTCTTTGTCAGAAGAGCAATCACAAAGGTGGAACGGCCAGAGTAAAGGCCTGCCAGAAGAAGAAGTGTAAAAAAGTAGAGGCAGAGCCAGTTCCAGTGGTTccagctgtgtctgtgcctaGTATAACACCTAAAAG CTTTAACACTATCCTCAACCAAGTCTCTGTCCAGAGGAAAAGGCTGTTTGTGGAGCGTGTTCTCAGTTACTGGATGCTCAAGAGGCAGTCCAGAAATGGTGTGCCTCTTATCCGACGTTTGCAGACTACCATACAGACTCAAAAACCCCCACAACTG GAACGAAGTGAGGAGGACTGCAGGGTGATGAAGGAGCAGCTGAAGGACTTGCATCGCTTGCGTCATGACCTGGAGCACACGCGCTTGTTACTGGAGCTCATTCgcaagagagagaagctgaagagagagaag ATGAAACTTCAGCAGTCAGTGCTAGAGATGCAGCTCACTCCATTTACCATATTGCTGCGAGGTGTGCTGGACGTTCTGCAGGAGAAAGACCAAGCCCGGGTGTTTACCCAGCCAGTGAACATCAAGGAG GTTCCAGACTATCTTGATCATATCAAGCACCCAATGGACTTTTCTACTATGAGGAAACGCATTGATGCCCATGGATACAAGAGCCTGGATGAGTTTGAGGATGACTTTAATCTCATCGTCAGTAACTGCATGAAGTACAATGCTAAGGATACCTTCTTCTACCGCGCTGCAGTGCGCCTCCGAGACCATGGAGGAGCCATTCTCAGGAAGACCCGGCGAGATGTGGAGAGGATAGGCTTTGATTTCCTCAGTGGGATGCATCTTTCTGAGCCACCTAAAATGCAGGCCCCTCCAATGCTGACATGGGAAGATG TGGACCGACTGCTAAATCCAGCTAATCGAGAGAACATGTCTTTGGAAGAGCAGCTCAGTGAACTTTTAGAGACACTGGATTTAACCATTGCTATGAAATCAAGTCCATCGCGGAGCAAGCGCCTCAAGCTGCTCAAGAAAACAATCACTGATGTCCGACTTGAAATGGGTCAGAAGACAAGTTGTCCCCCCCCAGAACAGAGCCAACCTCAGGATGAAGATGCACCACTCCCTATTCCAATGTGTGTCGAAGACGAAG ttgacaAGTCATTACCTCCCAAACTGGAACCTTCAGTTTCTGTTCCACTTATTACAAATTCTGACAGCCTATCAGAACCTCCTGCTCTGAAGCCTATTGAGCTCAGTCCTGAGAAGTGCCCAAAAAAGATCACATTTGACAGCAAGATGCTCTCTACCTCACTACTAAATGGACTCTCCCCGGACACGCAGACCTCTGAGAACAATGTCGTGGTAGCTACATCCACGCTCTCAGACCCAGCAGGCACTGTCAACAGACGGACTGCTGTGCTCTTCCGGAAGTCTAAGAGCGTTAGCCCACAGAAGCAAGCAAAGACAGGGCAAACTTCAACGGACTGCCCTCAGCTGGGCACCAAGACATTCCTGTCTGTGGTCATCCCTCGTCTGGAGACCTTGCTTCAGCACAGGAAAAGGTCCCACAGCGGAGACAGCCAGGGTGGAGATGAAGGATGCCCAGTCAAACGTTTTGATCCTG GGCTCTCTAATGGTTTTGTAGTGGAGCAACAGAAAGAGCTGGGGAACAGAATTCTAGAGCCTCGAAGGCGCTGTGCCTCAGAGTCCAGCATTTCCTCTAGTGGAAGCACCAGTGTGCTAAGGAACACAAG CATCATCAGTCACCCCAAGAGTGGGAAAGGGAAGCAGGCAATAGCACGACGAAACACGACGGATGACAAAAATGAACTGATCGCATGCATGGAATCGGGGAACATTTCCAAAGCAAGCAAGTTGGCAGCTG ATCATAGACCCGCAGATGCCCAGAACGGGTTGCCATCACAACGGCGTGTTCATTCCCACCCCTCCACGGGACGTGCTCAGGGTCGGAGAGCTGATGCAgtgcaggtcagaggagaaaCTCTACCTCGTCCGCTTCTTCGACAACAAACACAACTG gcAATGGCTTCCTAA
- the brd1b gene encoding bromodomain-containing protein 1b isoform X5 codes for MRKKMRYHRVATSQRPPSPIKPSRNRETLTYAEAQRMVELEIDGRIHRISIYDKFDVINSDDPLAQEISECNSNKENTEKPQQVLVRSVRLKNNQQKKSAAVTTAQGSPAQGRLPEPKIRTVEYNLPAVPRRPSTYYTYVEKTLDELDEEVEYDMDEEDYAWLELINEKRKSEGYSQVSQNVFEFLMDRFEKESFFESQGQGDPQSLIDEDAVCCICMDGECQNSNAILFCDICNLAVHQECYGVPHIPEGQWLCRHCLQSPSQPAECIFCPNKGGALKRTDDDRWGHVVCAIWVPEVGFTNTVFIEPIDGVANIPPARWKLTCYLCKARGVGACIQCSKANCYTAFHVSCAQKAGLYMKMEPIKEVTDTGSTTFSVKKTAYCCSHTPSGCVRRPLAIYEEPQPKNSLCQKSNHKGGTARVKACQKKKCKKVEAEPVPVVPAVSVPSITPKSFNTILNQVSVQRKRLFVERVLSYWMLKRQSRNGVPLIRRLQTTIQTQKPPQLERSEEDCRVMKEQLKDLHRLRHDLEHTRLLLELIRKREKLKREKMKLQQSVLEMQLTPFTILLRGVLDVLQEKDQARVFTQPVNIKEVPDYLDHIKHPMDFSTMRKRIDAHGYKSLDEFEDDFNLIVSNCMKYNAKDTFFYRAAVRLRDHGGAILRKTRRDVERIGFDFLSGMHLSEPPKMQAPPMLTWEDVDRLLNPANRENMSLEEQLSELLETLDLTIAMKSSPSRSKRLKLLKKTITDVRLEMGQKTSCPPPEQSQPQDEDAPLPIPMCVEDEVDKSLPPKLEPSVSVPLITNSDSLSEPPALKPIELSPEKCPKKITFDSKMLSTSLLNGLSPDTQTSENNVVVATSTLSDPAGTVNRRTAVLFRKSKSVSPQKQAKTGQTSTDCPQLGTKTFLSVVIPRLETLLQHRKRSHSGDSQGGDEGCPVKRFDPGLSNGFVVEQQKELGNRILEPRRRCASESSISSSGSTSVLRNTSFPLGMLSIISHPKSGKGKQAIARRNTTDDKNELIACMESGNISKASKLAAACL; via the exons ATGAGGAAGAAAATGCGCTATCATCGTGTGGCCACCTCACAGAGGCCTCCATCGCCCATCAAACCCTCAAGGAATCGTGAGACCCTAACCTATGCTGAGGCTCAGCGCATGGTAGAGTTAGAGATAGATGGACGTATTCACAGAATCAGCATTTATGATAAATTTGATGTAATAAACAGTGATGATCCTTTAGCTCAGGAGATCAGCGAATGCAACAGCAACAaggagaacacagagaaacCCCAGCAGGTGTTGGTGCGCTCTGTGCGCCTCAAAAACAATCAACAGAAGAAGAGTGCTGCAGTGACTACAGCACAAGGATCTCCAGCTCAGGGCAGGTTACCAGAGCCAAAAATCAGAACGGTTGAGTACAATCTCCCAGCTGTGCCACGAAGACCCTCTACGTATTACACTTATGTAGAAAAGACATTGGATGAGCTGGATGAAGAGGTGGAGTATGATATGGATGAGGAAGATTACGCTTGGCTGGAACTGATAAatgagaagaggaagagtgagggcTACAGCCAGGTATCCCAGAATGTATTTGAGTTCCTAATGGATCGCTTTGAAAAGGAGTCTTTCTTCGAGAGCCAGGGTCAGGGAGATCCACAGTCCCTCATTGATGAAGATGCTGTGTGCTGCATCTGTATGGATGGTGAATGTCAGAACAGTAATGCTATTCTGTTTTGTGACATATGCAACCTTGCAGTGCATCAGGAGTGTTATGGGGTTCCCCACATCCCAGAGGGCCAGTGGCTGTGCCGCCACTGTTTACAATCTCCTTCCCAGCCTGCAGAGTGTATTTTTTGCCCCAATAAAGGGGGGGCACTTAAGAGGACAGATGATGACCGCTGGGGCCATGTAGTATGTGCCATTTGGGTTCCTGAGGTGGGCTTCACTAACACAGTCTTCATTGAGCCCATTGATGGTGTTGCTAACATTCCACCTGCTCGTTGGAAACTGACCTGCTACCTCTGTAAAGCAAGAGGAGTTGGTGCCTGCATTCAGTGTAGCAAAGCTAATTGTTATACTGCCTTTCATGTGAGCTGCGCTCAGAAAGCGGGCCTGTACATGAAGATGGAGCCCATCAAAGAGGTCACGGATACCGGATCCACCACATTTTCAGTGAAAAAGACAGCCTATTGTTGTTCACATACTCCTAGTGGCTGTGTCAGAAGGCCACTTGCTATCTATGAAGAGCCTCAACCCAAAAACAGTCTTTGTCAGAAGAGCAATCACAAAGGTGGAACGGCCAGAGTAAAGGCCTGCCAGAAGAAGAAGTGTAAAAAAGTAGAGGCAGAGCCAGTTCCAGTGGTTccagctgtgtctgtgcctaGTATAACACCTAAAAG CTTTAACACTATCCTCAACCAAGTCTCTGTCCAGAGGAAAAGGCTGTTTGTGGAGCGTGTTCTCAGTTACTGGATGCTCAAGAGGCAGTCCAGAAATGGTGTGCCTCTTATCCGACGTTTGCAGACTACCATACAGACTCAAAAACCCCCACAACTG GAACGAAGTGAGGAGGACTGCAGGGTGATGAAGGAGCAGCTGAAGGACTTGCATCGCTTGCGTCATGACCTGGAGCACACGCGCTTGTTACTGGAGCTCATTCgcaagagagagaagctgaagagagagaag ATGAAACTTCAGCAGTCAGTGCTAGAGATGCAGCTCACTCCATTTACCATATTGCTGCGAGGTGTGCTGGACGTTCTGCAGGAGAAAGACCAAGCCCGGGTGTTTACCCAGCCAGTGAACATCAAGGAG GTTCCAGACTATCTTGATCATATCAAGCACCCAATGGACTTTTCTACTATGAGGAAACGCATTGATGCCCATGGATACAAGAGCCTGGATGAGTTTGAGGATGACTTTAATCTCATCGTCAGTAACTGCATGAAGTACAATGCTAAGGATACCTTCTTCTACCGCGCTGCAGTGCGCCTCCGAGACCATGGAGGAGCCATTCTCAGGAAGACCCGGCGAGATGTGGAGAGGATAGGCTTTGATTTCCTCAGTGGGATGCATCTTTCTGAGCCACCTAAAATGCAGGCCCCTCCAATGCTGACATGGGAAGATG TGGACCGACTGCTAAATCCAGCTAATCGAGAGAACATGTCTTTGGAAGAGCAGCTCAGTGAACTTTTAGAGACACTGGATTTAACCATTGCTATGAAATCAAGTCCATCGCGGAGCAAGCGCCTCAAGCTGCTCAAGAAAACAATCACTGATGTCCGACTTGAAATGGGTCAGAAGACAAGTTGTCCCCCCCCAGAACAGAGCCAACCTCAGGATGAAGATGCACCACTCCCTATTCCAATGTGTGTCGAAGACGAAG ttgacaAGTCATTACCTCCCAAACTGGAACCTTCAGTTTCTGTTCCACTTATTACAAATTCTGACAGCCTATCAGAACCTCCTGCTCTGAAGCCTATTGAGCTCAGTCCTGAGAAGTGCCCAAAAAAGATCACATTTGACAGCAAGATGCTCTCTACCTCACTACTAAATGGACTCTCCCCGGACACGCAGACCTCTGAGAACAATGTCGTGGTAGCTACATCCACGCTCTCAGACCCAGCAGGCACTGTCAACAGACGGACTGCTGTGCTCTTCCGGAAGTCTAAGAGCGTTAGCCCACAGAAGCAAGCAAAGACAGGGCAAACTTCAACGGACTGCCCTCAGCTGGGCACCAAGACATTCCTGTCTGTGGTCATCCCTCGTCTGGAGACCTTGCTTCAGCACAGGAAAAGGTCCCACAGCGGAGACAGCCAGGGTGGAGATGAAGGATGCCCAGTCAAACGTTTTGATCCTG GGCTCTCTAATGGTTTTGTAGTGGAGCAACAGAAAGAGCTGGGGAACAGAATTCTAGAGCCTCGAAGGCGCTGTGCCTCAGAGTCCAGCATTTCCTCTAGTGGAAGCACCAGTGTGCTAAGGAACACAAG CTTTCCTCTTGGCATGCTTAGCATCATCAGTCACCCCAAGAGTGGGAAAGGGAAGCAGGCAATAGCACGACGAAACACGACGGATGACAAAAATGAACTGATCGCATGCATGGAATCGGGGAACATTTCCAAAGCAAGCAAGTTGGCAGCTG CTTGTCTGTGA